The following coding sequences lie in one Methylotuvimicrobium alcaliphilum 20Z genomic window:
- a CDS encoding prepilin-type N-terminal cleavage/methylation domain-containing protein: MKKQTGFTLPELLISLLLGLIVIGGTIAIYISTIRGSTDTIRSARLNHDMDSLMTLMVNDIKRAGYWGDAINDADTRTNPFTSTANNVQIIGDDCIVYSYDTPSLPDFPNGNGAVDDNEMFGFRLNNDGSVSMRLSGTTLASCDDADGTWQRMTVSEGGEQVNITGLEFSFTPIAGTPSLPATSRCLNVTADSIDNDIDCTNVVAGDDIAQRRVVNIRLIGEMGRDATIKKTLVGTVKLGNDRLYQEEP, translated from the coding sequence ATGAAAAAACAAACAGGCTTTACACTCCCGGAACTCTTGATATCGCTACTGTTGGGGCTTATCGTGATTGGAGGAACGATTGCTATTTATATCTCCACGATTCGAGGCAGCACCGACACGATTCGCTCGGCGCGATTGAATCATGATATGGATTCTCTAATGACGCTCATGGTTAATGATATTAAGCGGGCCGGCTATTGGGGCGATGCCATCAATGATGCCGATACCCGCACTAACCCGTTTACAAGCACTGCGAACAATGTCCAAATAATTGGTGATGATTGTATTGTCTATAGTTACGACACCCCTAGTCTTCCAGACTTTCCTAATGGAAACGGCGCTGTTGATGATAACGAGATGTTCGGATTTAGATTAAATAATGATGGCTCGGTCAGCATGAGGTTGTCCGGCACGACCCTAGCGAGTTGCGACGATGCGGACGGAACATGGCAGCGTATGACTGTTAGTGAAGGCGGAGAACAAGTCAATATCACCGGCCTCGAATTCAGCTTTACTCCAATTGCCGGTACGCCTTCTCTACCTGCAACTTCTCGTTGCTTAAATGTAACAGCGGATTCCATAGATAACGACATCGATTGCACCAATGTTGTTGCTGGTGATGACATAGCACAAAGACGCGTGGTTAATATTCGATTAATCGGCGAAATGGGAAGAGACGCCACTATCAAGAAAACTTTGGTTGGCACGGTTAAGCTTGGTAACGACAGACTTTATCAAGAAGAACCTTAG
- a CDS encoding GspH/FimT family pseudopilin, with protein sequence MKNQTNQGFTLLEAMITIAIAAIILVLAVPSYRDVLERNRVREAVESLSSDIKLARTEAIKRSADVTLSVDNTEWCYGIGTGGTCDCTAAVGDADFCNIKIVNGAQFQDITFNGNNVTFEFRRGTPIAVSSSTLSSANYGAQVNINSAGLVTICSSGARSLIHYPECP encoded by the coding sequence ATGAAAAATCAAACGAATCAAGGATTCACTCTACTGGAAGCAATGATCACTATTGCCATCGCCGCAATTATTTTGGTCTTGGCCGTACCTTCCTATCGTGATGTTTTGGAACGTAACCGTGTTAGAGAAGCTGTCGAATCGCTATCCTCCGATATCAAGCTAGCTCGTACCGAGGCCATCAAACGCAGTGCGGATGTCACCTTGTCAGTAGATAACACGGAATGGTGCTATGGTATCGGTACCGGTGGCACTTGCGATTGCACGGCCGCGGTCGGAGATGCCGACTTCTGTAATATCAAAATCGTTAATGGCGCACAATTTCAGGATATTACCTTTAATGGCAACAATGTCACATTCGAGTTCAGACGCGGCACGCCGATTGCGGTAAGCAGCTCGACACTCAGTTCTGCCAACTACGGCGCGCAAGTCAATATTAATTCCGCCGGCTTGGTAACCATTTGTTCATCAGGCGCTCGGTCACTGATTCATTATCCGGAATGTCCATAA